The Odocoileus virginianus isolate 20LAN1187 ecotype Illinois chromosome 2, Ovbor_1.2, whole genome shotgun sequence genomic interval AAGAGCAAGAAGGTCCCCTTCATCCAGTGCCTGACCCAGATGTACTTCTTTGTTGCCTGTGCAATCACTGACAGCTTCCTCCTGGCTGCCATGGCCTtggaccgctatgtggccatctgccacccaCTACATTACACCACCACCATGAACCCCAGACGCTGCCTCCAGCTCGTGACAGCATCCTGGCTGGTGTCCCACCTCCACTCACTCACCCACACCGTCCTCATGGCCCGCCTCTCCTTCTGTGGGCCCAACATCATCCACCACTTCTTCTGTGATGTCCAGCCTCTGCTGATGCTCTCCTGCTCTGACACCTCTGTCAACGAGCTCTTGGCCTTCACAGAGGGCTCCTTTGTGATCATGAGTCCCTTCATCTTCATTATCGTCTCTTATGTCTACATCACCCGTGCTGTTCTGAGAGTCCCTTCTGGGAGAGGCAGGTACAAGGTCTTCTCCACCTGTAGGTCCCACCTCACGGTTGTGGCATTATACTATGGGACTGCCATCTCAGTGTACATCCGCCCCTCATCCACCTACTCAGTGATGAAGGACCGGGTGGTCACCGTCATTTACACTGTGGTAATCCCCATGCTGAACCCTTTTATCTATAGCCTTAGGAACAGGGACATGAAGCAAGCCTTGAGGAAGCTGGCtaggagaaaagaacagaataagCATTGAAGACAGAATGGGAAGGTAGTCTGAAACTGCATCAATATCTCATCCCTCATCAAACTTCTTCCCATCTATTCATTTACTTACATTGGTATAGACTTATGGTTTCCTGCTTTGTCCAGTGAGTTATAAGCTATTACTTCTGTGCCTGTTGATGTTTCCACCATTCTCTGAGCACTTTCTTGCCTTCTATCACATCAAGATATTCCAGTCTCATCTTGCACTTTCTCAACTCAAGTCctgaaatcagccatttctctaaaAGCCAGGTTTCCCAACATGGATGTCAGCTTCACTCTGTGAAGACTCTCATAGTGAGGAAGGGGATAAATGGACCCCAGGCTGAGCAGCTGAAATCTATCCCTCGTGGACAGATACTCCAAGATAAAGATAATGGCGGGAGCTGTTCAGTTCCAttccgttgctcagttgtgcccgactctttgtgaccccatggactgcagcacaccaggcttccttgtccatcaccaactcccagagcttactcaaactcatgtccatcaaatcggtgatgacatccatacaaccatctcatcttctgtcgtccccttctcctcctgctttcaatctttcccagcatcaaggtcttttccaaggagtcggttcctcacatcagttgaccaaagtactggagcttcagcatcagtccttccaatgaatattcaggactgatttcctttaggatcgactggttggatctccttgcagtccaagggactctcaaaagtctcaaGAGTAAGGAGGAGCTGAATCCTGCTTTGATAAGAGATAAAGAgaccatatattatttttcattcttgagCTCAAGGAGACCTTCCAAattacacatgtgcagaaaggttCCTCAGGGgtcagagaagggaggggacaccAGATAGTAATATGTTTTATTAACATCCCAGAAACCCTtgtgctggaatccatcttggctgaaagatgcacatgcacacagacgAGGGCCCTGAGTCAGACTAAATATGGACTCAGAGCCAGAAAAAGCAAGATGAATGGCCAGAGGAAGCCAGAAGAACTGCCCCCATGTAAGTGATTTAAACCACCCCAAAGGCACAAAACTCTCCGATCCAATCTGTGTGCCTATCCACACCCACTCTTttctcctaataaacactttacttgtttcactacaTTCCATCTCTTTGCTGAATTCCTTCCTCAATGCAGACAAACAGCCACGGCCCTACTTCTATCTATTGATTCTAGTCCCTTGTGATATAGTGACTAAGATTCACCATCAAGGCCTTT includes:
- the LOC110123831 gene encoding olfactory receptor 1L4-like gives rise to the protein MTRGNQSHITEFLLLGLTSDPKQQVWLFASFLVMYLVNVGGNSVIIAAIRGDVRLHTPMYFFLSNLSFVDICFTNVIVPRMLANMQSKSKKVPFIQCLTQMYFFVACAITDSFLLAAMALDRYVAICHPLHYTTTMNPRRCLQLVTASWLVSHLHSLTHTVLMARLSFCGPNIIHHFFCDVQPLLMLSCSDTSVNELLAFTEGSFVIMSPFIFIIVSYVYITRAVLRVPSGRGRYKVFSTCRSHLTVVALYYGTAISVYIRPSSTYSVMKDRVVTVIYTVVIPMLNPFIYSLRNRDMKQALRKLARRKEQNKH